Below is a genomic region from Delftia tsuruhatensis.
GTCACCAGCGAGGACTCCGTCAACCGGGGCATGGACACCATCGCCGATGCACTGGGCACCATCGACATCCTGGTGTCCAATGCCGGCATCCAGATCGTCAATCCGATCGAGAGCTATCTCTTCGCCGACTGGAAGAAAATGCAGGCCATCCACCTGGATGGAGCCTTCCTCACAACCAGGGCAGCGCTCAAGCACATGTACCGGGGCGATCGCGGGGGCTCGGTCATCTACATAGGCTCGGTGCACTCGCACGAGGCTTCACCGCTCAAGTCCGCGTACGTGACTGCCAAACACGGCCTTCTGGGACTCGCACGGGTGCTTGCCATGGAAGGGGCCGCGCACAACGTGCGCTCCTATGTGGTCTGCCCGGGCTTCGTGAAAACTCCGCTGGTGGAAAAGCAGATTCCCGAACAAGCCAGGGAATTGGGGATCAGCGAAGACGAGGTGGTTCGCGAAGTGATGCTGGGCCGGACCGTGGATGGCATGTTCACCACCGCCGACGACGTGGCGCGAACCGTGCTCTTTCTTTCCGCATTTCCCACAGCCGCGCTGACGGGCCAGTCCTTCGTCGTCAGCCATGGCTGGTTCATGAAGTGACCCGCAACCACGCGCATCGGGTCCGGCAGGCCCGGCTTCACCGGAGGCATGAAATGGCATCCCAACATATCGATTTTCTGCTCGTCGGGGGTGGCCTGGCCAGCGCCAAGGCGGCCCAGACATTGCGCCACGAGGGTGCCACCGGCTCCATCCTCATTCTTTGCGCGGAAGCGGACCAGCCCTATCACCGGCCTTTCCTCTCCAAGAGCTACCTGCTGGGCACGGCTGATGAACAGAGAATCCAGATTCACCCGCAACCGTTCTATCGCGAGCAGCGGATCGAGGTGGCTCTGAAGACAGCCGCGGTGTCGGTCGATACCGCGCAGCAACGGGTAAGCATGTCGACGGGGTCGACCATCCACTACGACAAGCTGCTGATCGCCACCGGGGCCACGGCCCGGACCCTGAACGTGCCGGGCGCCCTGCTGCGTGGCATCCATGTCCTGAGAACCCGCACCGACGCCGATGCGCTGCGCCAGGCCGCGGTGAAGGCCAGGCGCGTCGTGCTCGTCGGGGGAGGCTTTCTGGGCATGGAGCTCGCCATTGCCTTGCGCGAACTGGGCCTGGAGGTGACCGTCATCGAGACCCAGGACCAGATCCTCAAGCGCCTGGAGTCACCACCGCTTTCCGCGTTCGTCCAGGACCACGCCACGCAAAGCCGGGGCGTGTCGTTCATGGTGAACGAGTCGGTGGTCGCCTTCCACGGAAACGGCAAGGTCAGCGAGGTGGAGACCGCCAGCGGCGCCAGGCTACATTGCGACCTGGTGGTCGTAAGCGTCGGCATTCAGCCGGCTACGCAGTTTCTTGCAGGCAGCAACATCGAACTGGAGGACGGCTTCGTTGTGGTCGACGACCAATTGCAGGCCAGTGCCGCCAATGTATTCGCGGCAGGTGATGTGGCGAGCTTCTTCGACCCCGTATTTTCCCGCCGTCGACATGTCGAGCACTGGGACAGCGCGGTCAAGCAGGGACAGCTCGCGGCCCGCAACATGCTGGGGCGCCGGCGACGCCACGATGCCGTGTCCTATTTCTTCTGCGAAGTCGGCGATATCGGCTTCAATGTCCTGGGGGACCCCGCGGGTACCGATGAATGCGTCTCCCAGGGGTCGCTGGAGCAGCGCTCCCTGTCCCTGTTCTACCTGAGGCAGGACATCCCCCATGCCGT
It encodes:
- a CDS encoding 3-hydroxybutyrate dehydrogenase, which translates into the protein MKSLQGKVAAVTGAASGIGKEIALALANAGAAVAVADLNPKGADAVADDIARGGGKALAVTMDVTSEDSVNRGMDTIADALGTIDILVSNAGIQIVNPIESYLFADWKKMQAIHLDGAFLTTRAALKHMYRGDRGGSVIYIGSVHSHEASPLKSAYVTAKHGLLGLARVLAMEGAAHNVRSYVVCPGFVKTPLVEKQIPEQARELGISEDEVVREVMLGRTVDGMFTTADDVARTVLFLSAFPTAALTGQSFVVSHGWFMK